From Vigna unguiculata cultivar IT97K-499-35 chromosome 5, ASM411807v1, whole genome shotgun sequence, the proteins below share one genomic window:
- the LOC114183888 gene encoding uncharacterized protein LOC114183888, with protein sequence MLQPRAFRPHISLASSNSAPSFSSSSSPNPNDSHPSPSRHAHGNGVSSASASRSLKTPSSFAHNYRIAIALVPSALFLLDLGGTPVVATLVVGLMISYILDALSLKPAAFFAVWFSLIFAQLAFFLSASSSLLAAFNSSVAVAAIASFLCAHTTFLLGVWSSLQFRWLLLENPSIAVALERLLFACLPISASSLFAWAAIAAVGINNAAYYLAAFNCCFYWLFSVPRVSSFKTKHEARYHGGEAPRDSFILGPLESCIHTLNLLFVPLLFHIASHYNLLLSSAASFCDLILLFFLPFLFQLYASTRGALWWVTSNPNQLHSIRIVNGAVALVFAVVALEVRVVFHAFGRYIQVPPPLNYVLVTITMLGGSAAAGAYAMGLVSDALSSVAFTTSAIVVSAAGAVVVGFPLLFLPLPAVAGFYLARFFEKKSLVSYFAFVVLGSLMVTWFVLHNFWDLNIWMAGMSLKSFCKLIIANSVLAMAIPGLALLPSKLNLLSEASLISHALLLCYIENRFFNYSSIYYYGFEDEVMYPSYMVVMTTLLGLALVRRLSVDNRIGGKAVWILTCLYFSKIAMLFISSKSVVWVSAVLLLAVSPPLLLYRERSKTTSRMKPWQGYAHACVVALSVWFCRETIFEALQWWNGRSPSDGLILGFCILLTGLACVPIVAIHFSHVLSAKRCLVLVVATGLLFILMQPPLPVSLSYQSDLIKTARHSADDISIYGYTAGKPTWPSWLLIIAILLTLASVTSIIPIKYIVELRTFYSIAMGIALGIYIAAEYFLWAGVLHVLIVVTMVCASVFVVFTHLPSATSTKVLPWVFALLVALFPVTYLLEGQLRIRNIIEESELGTLGEEEKKLTTLLAIEGARISLLGLYAAIFMLIALEIKYKLASILREKAIDSGGVRQNHANQNASSTFLPRMRFMQHRRATTAPSFTIKRMAADGAWMPAVGNVATVLCFAICLVLNVNLTGGSNRAIFFLAPILLLLNQDSDFVAGFGDKHRYFPVTVVISAYFVLTTLYSIWEDVWQGNSGWGLQIGGPDWIFVVKNLALLILTFPSHILFNRYVWSHTKQSDSPPWITLPLNLLPIACTDVLKIKILGILGVIYSLAQYLITRQQYISGLKYI encoded by the exons ATGCTGCAACCACGCGCATTTCGCCCCCACATATCCTTGGCCTCATCCAACAGCGCCccctccttctcctcctcctcctccccaAACCCTAACGACTCCCACCCTTCGCCGTCGCGTCACGCCCACGGCAATGGCGTCTCCTCCGCCTCCGCCTCCAGATCCCTCAAAACCCCCTCATCATTCGCCCACAACTACCGGATCGCCATCGCCCTGGTCCCATCCGCCCTCTTCCTCCTCGACCTCGGCGGCACCCCCGTCGTCGCCACCCTCGTCGTTGGTTTAATGATCTCCTACATCCTCGACGCCCTCAGCCTCAAGCCCGCTGCCTTCTTCGCCGTGTGGTTCTCCCTTATCTTCGCCCAACTCGCCTTCTTCCTCTCCGCCTCCTCCTCCCTCCTCGCCGCCTTCAACTCCTCCGTCGCTGTCGCTGCCATCGCCTCCTTCCTCTGCGCCCACACCACCTTTCTCCTCGGCGTCTGGTCCTCTCTCCAGTTCAGGTGGCTCCTCCTCGAAAACCCTTCCATCGCCGTTGCCCTCGAGCGCCTGCTCTTCGCCTGCCTCCCCATCTCCGCCTCCTCCCTCTTCGCCTGGGCTGCCATCGCCGCCGTCGGAATCAACAACGCCGCCTACTACCTCGCCGCCTTCAACTGCTGCTTTTACTGGCTCTTCTCCGTCCCTCGCGTCTCCTCCTTCAAGACCAAACACGAGGCCAGGTATCACGGCGGCGAGGCTCCCCGTGACAGCTTCATCCTCGGCCCCCTGGAGAGTTGCATCCACACACTGAACCTTCTCTTCGTTCCTCTCCTGTTTCACATTGCCTCCCATTACAATCTCCTTCTTTCTTCCGCTGCTTCCTTCTGCGACCTCATCCTCCTCTTCTTTCTTCCCTTCCTCTTTCAGCTCTATGCTTCCACCAGAGGGGCGCTCTGGTGGGTCACCAGCAACCCCAACCAGCTCCACAGCATTCGTATCGTCAATGGCGCTGTTGCTTTGGTTTTTGCCGTCGTTGCATTGGAGGTCAGGGTGGTTTTCCATGCCTTTGGGAGGTACATTCAGGTGCCCCCGCCGCTGAATTATGTTCTTGTGACTATTACCATGCTTGGAGGGTCTGCTGCTGCGGGTGCTTATGCCATGGGTTTGGTTTCCGATGCCCTCAGCTCTGTTGCCTTCACTACTTCTGCTATTGTGGTCAGTGCTGCTGGAGCAGTTGTTGTGGGGTTTCCCTTGCTG TTCCTCCCTCTCCCTGCAGTTGCGGGCTTTTATTTGGCTCGGTTTTTTGAAAAGAAGAGCCTAGTGTCATACTTTGCTTTTGTTGTTCTTGGAAGCTTGATGGTTACATGGTTTGTTCTGCACAACTTCTGGGATTTAAACATTTGGATGGCAGGGATGTCCCTTAAATCTTTTTGCAAACTCATAATAGCAAATTCTGTCTTGGCTATGGCTATTCCTGGTTTGGCTCTACTACCTTCAAAGTTGAACCTTTTATCTGAGGCCAGTCTGATAAGTCATGCGCTGCTCTTATGCTACATTGAGAACCGTTTTTTCAATTATTCTAGCATCTACTATTATGGATTTGAGGATGAGGTGATGTATCCTAGCTATATGGTTGTGATGACAACTTTATTGGGTTTGGCTTTGGTGAGAAGGCTATCCGTGGATAATCGAATTGGAGGAAAAGCAGTTTGGATTTTGACTTGCCTCTATTTTTCAAAGATAGCCATGTTGTTTATTTCATCAAAGTCTGTTGTATGGGTTTCAGCAGTTCTCTTGTTGGCTGTTTCCCCTCCATTGCTTCTTTACAG GGAAAGATCAAAAACAACTTCTAGGATGAAACCATGGCAAGGTTATGCACACGCCTGTGTAGTTGCCTTGTCTGTATGGTTCTGCCGTGAAACAATTTTTGAAGCTCTCCAGTGGTGGAATGGAAGGTCTCCTTCTGATGGTTTAATTTTGGGATTCTGTATACTGTTGACCGGATTGGCTTGTGTTCCAATTGTTGCTATTCATTTCTCACATGTTTTG TCTGCCAAAAGATGTCTAGTGCTGGTAGTCGCGACTGGTCTACTTTTTATTCTGATGCAGCCCCCTCTTCCTGTGTCATTGAGTTACCAGTCAGACCTGATCAAGACTGCCCGTCACTCTGCTGATGATATCTCAATTTATGGATATACAGCTGGCAAGCCTACCTGGCCTTCTTGGCTTCTTATTATTGCAATTTTGCTGACTCTGGCATCAGTTACATCCATTATACCCATCAAGTACATTGTTGAATTACGGACATTTTACTCCATTGCTATGGGGATTGCCCTTGGTATTTATATTGCTGCTGAATACTTTCTCTGGGCTGGCGTTCTGCATGTTCTCATTGTTGTCACTATGGTTTGTGCCTCCGTTTTTGTTGTCTTCACTCATCTGCCCTCTGCTACAAGCACAAAGGTTTTACCCTGGGTGTTTGCTCTACTTGTGGCTCTCTTTCCTGTTACTTATCTTTTGGAGGGCCAGCTGAGAATTAGAAATATTATTGAAGAAAGTGAGCTGGGAACTTTGGGTGAGGAGGAGAAGAAGCTTACAACATTGCTAGCAATTGAGGGTGCCCGGATATCTCTTCTAGGTTTGTATGCAGCAATCTTCATGCTTATAGCTTTGGAGATAAAGTATAAACTTGCTTCGATTTTGCGGGAGAAGGCTATTGATTCAGGTGGAGTCAGACAAAATCATGCTAATCAAAATGCATCTTCTACTTTCCTGCCAAGAATGAGGTTTATGCAGCATCGTCGGGCTACTACAGCACCATCCTTTACAATAAAGAGGATGGCTGCAGATGGAGCCTGGATGCCAGCTGTTGGAAATGTTGCCACAGTATTGTGCTTTGCTATATGTCTTGTCCTGAATGTTAATCTTACCGGTGGCTCAAACCGTGCCATATTTTTCCTGGCTCCCATCCTTCTGCTACTTAATCAGGACTCTGATTTTGTTGCTGGTTTTGGGGACAAACATAGATACTTTCCTGTGACTGTAGTCATATCAGCCTACTTTGTTTTAACTACCCTCTACAGCATATGGGAAGACGTTTGGCAAGGAAATAGTGGATGGGGTCTTCAAATTGGTGGACCAGACTGGATTTTCGTGGTGAAGAATTTAGCCCTTCTCATTCTTACATTTCCCAGTCATATACTTTTCAACAGGTACGTGTGGAGCCATACAAAGCAAAGTGACTCACCCCCGTGGATAACTTTGCCTCTTAATCTGCTTCCCATTGCATGTACAGATGTACTCAAGATTAAGATCTTGGGTATATTAGGAGTTATATATTCCCTGGCTCAGTATCTAATTACTAGGCAACAGTATATCTCTGGTCTAAAATACATCTAA